The stretch of DNA GCCTGCCGGGCCGTCCCCGCCTGCCGCGCCCCACAGTTTCGGACGCGCTAGACGTACAGATGTGGCTGGAACATGCCCTTCGCCCGCTGGCCGCCCGGCCCCCCGAAGCCGAGGTCGGGCACGCGGTCAGCAACGGATTTGCCGCGCTGCTGGCCCTCAACGGCCTCTGGACGCACGGCACACCCTTTTTGCTCACCGAACACGGGATCTATTTGCGTGAGCGCTACCTCGAATTCCGGCATACCTCCTATACCTCTGGCTTTAAGGCGATGCTGCTGCGCTTTTACCGCCTGCTGTGCAGCCTCGCCTACCGGGAAGCAGCGTTGGTCTTGCCCGGTTCGCATTACAACCGCCGCTGGGAAGAGGAACTGGGAGCCGAATCCGAGAAGATTCAGTGCATCTACAACGGCATCGACCCCAGCGTGTTTCCTGAAGCCGAGTCGAAACCTGAAGGATCGGTGGTCAGTTGGGTCGGGCGCTCCGCACGCCCAACTGCGCCTGTTCGGGGGCACGCCCGCTGGAAACGAGGATTACGAACGCCATTGCCGCAGCGTAGCCACAGGGCTGCATCTCGACGGCAACGTGACCTTTGAGGGCCGGGTGGCCGATATTACCGACGCTTACCGGGCCGGACAGGTCGTGGCCCTGACCAGCGTCAGCGAAGGCTTTCCCTATAAGGTCATAGAAGGAATGGCTATGGGCCGCCCACCTGTGGCCACCCGTGTGGGCGGCGTGCCCGAAGCGGTAGGCGACGCCGGCCTGATCGTGCGCCCCCGTGACGCGGTGGGTGTGGCGAGTGCATTGGGGCGCTTGCTCGAAGACCAGCCGTTGCGTGCCCGCTTGGGCCGTGCCGCCCGCGAGCGCGTGATGCAGCTGTTTACGCTCGACGGCTGCCTAGACGCTTATCGCCGCGCCTACCCGGTGGCACTCGCGAACTCTGGGAGCAACCTCCTATGAGGCTGCACGCACAGTGTGGGCGGACATGAGTCAGTCCCTTCGCACCATTTTCCCCGATCCGGTGCCAGAGATAGCGCAGGCCACGACTGACCATACCGGCACTGACCAATCCAATATCAATCAAACGGGTGCGCGTCCTCTCACCGGGTTCGAAATCCTCAGTGGGCGCACCACCCTGCACGGCTGGTCACAGCAGATGTTGTCCCCGCTCTACGATGCGCCCTCGCACAACGCGACGTTGCAGGCCCCGTCCTTTCCTCAGCCTGCTGCTCCGCCCGAATCGATCACTTCAGAAGTCGGCCCTATGCCTGCGCCGGGGGCACTCCCTGACCGCCTGCGCGAGGTGGATTTGAAGCTGGCCCCAGAACGGGAGTTGGCCGTCGATGCTCTGGAAATCGCCTCCTACCTGGAGGCTGATGGCCTGAGCGACGAATCGTTGCGTGGACGTTACAACGCGGGGGGATTGTTTCAGGCCGCCGAACTGCTGTTTGCTCAGCGGGGGTCGGGCCGCGCCCTGAACCGGTTGCCCAACGCTCCGATTCCTGCCTTTCCCTGGCACATGCTGCTGCGTGGGCCGCTGTACTTGCTGCCGGGCTTGGCCGGTCTGATGATCACAGGCCCGCTGGGGCAGGGTGCATCAGCCGCATTTACCTTTGCTGCGGCGTTTGGCTGGGGCTGGTCTATGACCATTGCTGGTCTGCGCTACAGCGAACCGTTTGCCGTGCCGGGCCGTGCCATGCGTGCGGCGCTGTGGCTTGCCGGCCTGATGGGCACGCTGGGCGGAGCCGTTACCGCCTTCTTGATGGCTGGGCCAGATCAAGTTGTCCTGGGTGTCCTCAGCGGCGGCGTGGTGGCGCTGGCAACGGCGTCGGCGGGTATTTTGTTGGCCCTGGGCCGGATCACGTTGTCTGCGGGGGCATTTGCTGTGCCGCTGCTGGCCGCGACCGTGGTGCAGGCCAGTTTACTGCCAGTGGTGGAGTCGATCATCATCTCTGGTTCCGAAGTTGCCAGTTCGGTGGCCAGTTTCAATATGGCCAGTTCAGATATAGCCAGTTCGGATGTGGCGAGATCGGTGGTCGGGGCAGCGGCGACGTCTCCCTC from Deinococcus sp. QL22 encodes:
- a CDS encoding DUF3492 domain-containing protein, which gives rise to MTLISSHNSHQPLTVALYTEATYPQAHGGVSVWVDQLVRGLTEHTFSVQAISGVPFVRPALEMPSNVNFTQVPLWGPPSVIRTDRQREGAILSAYSDFLESLCTLDVNGFGVALRALSEQGAKGPLTGVLEGGRAARLTLDIWTAQARAQDEDRLPGRPRLPRPTVSDALDVQMWLEHALRPLAARPPEAEVGHAVSNGFAALLALNGLWTHGTPFLLTEHGIYLRERYLEFRHTSYTSGFKAMLLRFYRLLCSLAYREAALVLPGSHYNRRWEEELGAESEKIQCIYNGIDPSVFPEAESKPEGSVVSWVGRSARPTAPVRGHARWKRGLRTPLPQRSHRAASRRQRDL
- a CDS encoding glycosyltransferase; the encoded protein is MFGGTPAGNEDYERHCRSVATGLHLDGNVTFEGRVADITDAYRAGQVVALTSVSEGFPYKVIEGMAMGRPPVATRVGGVPEAVGDAGLIVRPRDAVGVASALGRLLEDQPLRARLGRAARERVMQLFTLDGCLDAYRRAYPVALANSGSNLL